Part of the Athalia rosae chromosome 2, iyAthRosa1.1, whole genome shotgun sequence genome, CTGTACacgatatcaatttttatccctcCTTCAGTAGCTTGTGTAGAAAAGCTAGCAATGGGAACTGGCTTTCTAACATTTGTTGGCGTATCAATTTTACGCATTTATGTTGGTCTCTATCTATGGTTTTACAAATAATTCTATCTAGATCTAGCATTAAATGGGTGTAATTACTCTATAAAACCATAAACTTACCGTGCACATTTTATATGGAATGGACAATTCTCTCATGCAATTGCATCTGCTATCATGTTTCCTGTAATTGATATCGTTCTGGTAATTGATAAACAAGAGACCACTTGATTCCTGTTACTATCAATATGTAAAACTCCAACATTGCTGGCTAAAGGTTCTAATCATTAAATAGTGAtaagtttcttctttcttcacaTCATTGACATTGCCCATCCAGACATATTCACCTCAACAATAATGATCTACTCCTTTTTCATAATCAAAGAATGATGCAGGTGTTTCTAACTGTCATTCCCTTGGTATAAAGACTGTTTGAAGATGGGTTCCCTTCAATGACTAATTTTGGTTATAATGATTTATGTGTGTcttattatataaaaaaaatctattgaaTAAGATGattgttttgatttttatttattccagaACATGCTGAATTTCTTCATCAAAAGGGTAAAAAGTTTGTGGATTTCGATGAGGTGCGTAAAGAAATTGAGGCGGAAACTGACAGAGTTACCGGTAGTAACAAAGGCATTTCGAATATACCAATCAACCTCAGAGTTTATTCCCCAAATGGTACGTGGTTTTCTGTagtatttcatatttcaatcTTCGTACCACAAATTTCGTTTGGCGTTCGTTAAGCtcttcaatcaattttattattgtacTTGTATCTGATGTTGACATTGCCAATTTTagatctgttgttttttttttttttttgttatgacgaaaattcaataaacttCAACAGATGATCCATTAATCTAACATCCTTCTGATAGGTGCACTTTGAAAGCATATTGTACACTTTGATTACAGCGTGGAATATTCGCCTTTATGATTGTTGAAGATAACAGTTGCGAATTATTGATAGGCTAGAAATACAAGTGGCCACATGTTGACTTATCAGCAGCATGATAAGTAAACATCCGATGCTTGAAAAGTACGCTAAAACACTGGCGTGCAATCACTGCTGCCTATTCAATATGACTATTTGAATTTAGAAATACTGTGCATCAGATAATGTCTCAAGCTTTTTGGAGCCTATTTATTTGCTGAGTTTTAATGTTTTGAGCATGGAGAGAAAAACAGCAGCATCAAACATTTTGTTCCTGACATTCAATTTATACTTTGCCTCGAATCAGAAATTTACAAAACGATAGTAAATTATCCGAACTTTGCTGTCTGTTATGTGTTGGAATCCATTGATGCTTTTAGGGTAATacagaattttttccttttttttgtatagTTCTCAATTTGACCCTGATTGACTTGCCTGGTCTTACCAAAGTACCAATTGGAGATCAACCAGTGGATATTGAAGCTCAAATTAAGGGCATGATATTCCAATTTATTAAAAGGGACAACTGTCTTATATTAGCTGTAACACCAGCTAATACTGACTTGGCTAATAGCGATGCGCTCAAGCTGGCTAAAGAAGTAGATCCACAAGGTAGGTGTGATATTCCTTACCTTACTCCGACCGAATTGATTTATTGACTTATAACTTGACATAATTCATTAAAATGCTGATAAATAACAGGCTAAAAActgtacataattatattcaaatcCACTAATGTCAGTTTTACGTTATTCCAAGGTGTGCGCACGATTGGTGTCATTACCAAGCTCGATCTTATGGACGAAGGTACCGATGCAAGAGATATTCTAGAAAACAAACTGCTTCCACTACGACGAGGATATATTGGTGTTGTCAACAGAAGCCAGAAAGATATTGAAGGTCGTAAGGACATCAAAAATGCTTTGGCTGCTGAGAGAAAATTCTTTCTCAGGtgagtaaaatgaaattacgtCGGCAATCCTCATCGTTATGTATATCTAGTGCAATTacttcacttttattttattttaaactaATGACGATTCTTCATGTTCAGCCATCCGTCATATCGACATCTGGCAGACAGACTCGGAACGCCATACTTGCAGAGAGTTCTTAACCAGCAATTGACCAACCATATACGAGATACGTTACCAGCATTGCGAGATAGATTACAAAAGCAGCTACTCACTCTGGAAAAAGATGTAGAACAATACAAACACTTTCGACCCGATGATCCAGCTATAAAGACAAAAGCTATGCTGCAGTAAGTGCTATTTGAAGAAGTACATTACAAACCCTTATGTAATTTTCTTACAGTTTAGTATTCCCGAAACCCGTATCAAATAATAGTATTTTATACGCCTAAGGAAGAAATCGATTATTTTACGTGGAGCAGATTCCCTAGATACCTACGATATTTTCGACAGTACATGcataaaaaacgagaagaaaagtttTAAAGGCTCTTTGCTTTTTTACGGTTTTCTACCGTATTCTTTTTCTGTACAGCAAGTTTTCCCCGGGTCAACAAACTCCGAGTTTTTCATGCatgtgtaaaaattaaatactcTACTAACATCATTTACATAGGATACAAAAATTACGAACCATATGAGATGAATGAACGATAATCCCACTCGTCTAGTTTCttgtcaaaaaataatattccgtGGGTAAAAACATGGatgtatttcttctttttccagatcaatacaaatatttatgtatgtatcttattttttttctttcgaaaatataattttcactaATGATTAGTGTGTTGACAAAACGCATAACCCGTGTATTAATTGCggtgattatacatatagtacaGCATGAAATCAGTTGTGTTTGTATAACGCAAAACCACTACAGGTGTATGAAAATTGTGATGTCAGTTGACTTACAGTGCAATCGGCTTAACATATACATGCAAATTCACACTTAAGGATTGATCATATTTTgtgcaaaaattttgatcatcGTTTATCAGATGTAGATGAATAGAATTTGAACTATTTGCTatgcagaaagaaaaatgaaaaatcctgcttcgataattcaaatatttggtatatttgatttttttcaattgactTGATGCGATTGACATTCCAGGATGATTCAACAACTGCAGTCCGATTTTGAGAGGACTATTGAAGGTTCTGGTTCAGCACAAATTAATACAAATGAATTAAGCGGGGGTGCAAAAATAAACAGATTATTCCATGAGCGGTTCCCATTTGAGATTGTAAAAATGGAATTCGATGAAAAGGAATTGAGACGAGAAATTGCTTTTGCAATTAGAAATATTCATGGTCAGTATTTCAGtgtcaacttttttttgtcaccatCCTGAAGAAATGATACAATGGTGAATTTATCTATGCCTTGAGGCAATATAATTTGAGTTTTTGTTGAACACCATTTTAGGTATCAGAGTTGGCCTCTTTACTCCAGACATGGCCTTTGAGGCTATTGtcaaaaagcaaataaacAGGCTCAAAGAACCCAGCCTCAAGTGCGTCGACTTAGTTGTGCAAGAACTTAGTAATGTTGTGCGTATTTGCACAGATAGGGTTAGTATTTTAAGTTTCACATTGCTGTAAAACAGTAAGGTACACGAGGATTatgaattctgaaaattggctcaataattataatgatgcTGCACAGTATCAAATATTTTGTTGTGCCAATTGTTCTACAATGTTATGAAACAATTGAATCATAATTTGTACTCTTCTTTTACAGATGGCTCGTTACCCTAGACTTCGAGAAGAGACGGAACGCATAATCACAACTCACGTAAGGCAGCGTGAGCAGCTTTGTAAAGAGCAGTTGGTTCTTCTGGTTGATTGTGAACTTGCATACATGAACACAAATCATGAAGATTTTATTGGTTTTGCCAAGTAAGTGACATTTCACCTACGAGTCGCTCTTTGACATACGATTACGTACTTTGATAGTCCTTCATCAATCTGCTAATGTTTCGTGAGAACTTATCAGATCGAACTGTGTTGCAAATTGATAGAGAAACTGAAACTTTTTGagtcattatttattatttattttaattattttattttttctgattctgcTTATATCTAACAGCGATTTTTATCTggactctttttatttcaattttgatattttaaaaGTTTGTAGTATTcacaaaaacttttttttgcctgACCTTTTCCTGTAGTTGCTTCATCACACACAATTAAATACTCACATAAAGAACCTTGGTTCGAGTTGCACATCTGTGAATCAAAGGACCCATGTAATAATCTTCTTTATTGCACATTACAATATTGACAAAGTTGACAAAACTAACGTATGAAATCTTGACCGATCATCGAaagtatttttataaaatgtatTTCTATGATTGAAGCTAGAAAGCAATACTTTGAGTCATAAAGAAGATCTAgttctgtttctttttattagcACACTACTTTCAGTACAACAATATCATTTCCGGTATATCTAATGACATATCATTTAATCGTAGAAGACGCATAAAACAGGGCTTGAAACTAGTGAGAAATATCGCAATTATACTGATTTTTCTATGCTCATACGCAAAGATATACAGTGTTGAAGTACGAGCACAGCATAGTTCAGTCATAATATATCGCTATTCCTTTGTTTTGATCGGGGGCTATCCAGAGGAACATCAATTTGaacgatataaattttcactgGCTGCACGTAAAATCTGCACGATAATAACTAAAGAGTCCACTACTACGTAGCTGTTGCAATATATTGCTGTACTCGTGCATTGCCTATAGTATGTCGTCTGCACAGGCACATCACCATAGCTTTCAAGTTACTACctcaaatttgaaaacaaataaattttccctAACTCTCATGACATTGATTAGATGAAAAGTTACTTTTTGCACTACACATGAGGTCAACTATGATACACTGAATTATgtctaatgaaaaaaattcaagatcttTATGAAATCGATACTAAATATAGTCAACATTTCCTCAATGTACACTAAATTGAAAGTAGTAAAATACGTAAATCATACAACTTCTGTCACACTTATGCTCTCACGGTTATCCGATCAAGAATATCCGACTTCATACTGCATGGTCGTATCATGTTATATCTTGACTGTATTTCAACAAAGATTTTCTTGTTCATGATTTCGCTTCATTTGTGTACattcaaaaagtttttttcattgaatagcAAAAACCCTCTCTGACTATCTACCAGTAGAGCAAATCTTTTAAACgctgttattattttctagttcctattattttctagttcctatcattttatttatcagtTCAGTTTCCCAACGTTCTTTTTGCTCGAGCAGTGCATGCCTCATGAGGACCTGTTCACTTGGCAAACTTAGACCTCGTCGCTCATCGCGCATTTCCCTTAGGAGGCACAGTCGCAGTTCTCTAGTGCTTGATAAGTAACTTGATCACAAGCCTTAATTATGCCGTTATTCACGTTGTGTACATGTAATTGTATGACATTGTGCGTACATCACATTAATATAAGTGGCTatccatatacctatattctaAACATTGCACACATTCTATTGTTAATAATCATCATTCTGTTTGTTCATTTCACAAAATCTGATTCGTTGCATTTTCTCTCTTACACTCATCTCATGAACAATCATTAACTGTAAGTAACCAGTATGTaaagtttgaaaagaaaaattttgaagaaaattatagtTTGCCATATGAAAACTTAAATTACAATGCATCTTTGATTCATACAATGTTTTTCACCACCAGTTTATTTACCACTTTCAGAGTTCTGATTTAGAGTTGTTTGTTTGAAGAAAGCAGAACGCCAATTTCAAACactaaaattttcgaacaatctAGCCCTGCAGTTAACTTACCTTATTCGAgctatattaataatttacaaATCAAATAATTTGCAAGTCTTCCCGTTTGTCGACTTGTTGTCTGGAATTATTCCAGAAAAGGCAGATGGTAAAAAGTTGCATTGTAGATAATAGGGCAATAAAACTTTACAAATTTGGTGTAAGCAAAGATCTATTCAAATACTATTGTACTATGGCTTAAATACTGCGTAACGAGTACAAATATGTGTAGCTTCTTGATCACAGATGAACGGGGAATGAGATTTCTTGTCTTTCCTTTGGATTCAAATAGGGGTAAACTTTTTTCAGCATATTGAGTATGATTATCTCAAAAACTGAATATTATAACTCCTATGCGgcaatatatttttgtacctCAATACTCTTCTATTGAATCTGCAACCACATAGAATTGTTCTTTGAATCGTATAATATGGAAATAATGTAATGATCATTGCAACTGCGTGGTATTTATTGGCCAGCCTCACACGTTCTAATATATTTCAGTCCCAACATGTATTGCTATATCCATAATCAACTTTACTGTATTTCACGAATAAAAacgattatttaattataccgGCAGCGCGGCGGCCAGTAGCCATAATGCAAGGTAAGAACATCAACGTACATCGCAACAGAGGTTGACACcactctctctttctcaccTTACCCTCATTCTtggatttttctatttatccaCTTTTCATCTCATTGCTCTAGAACACTAGTTTGTAGCACATAACACCGACTGAATACAGAAACAGATTTTTGCAAGCATGCAACTCTGTGTGTATTG contains:
- the LOC105683571 gene encoding dynamin isoform X13, which translates into the protein MAGNTGMEQLIPIVNKLQDAFTQLGVHMQLDLPQIAVVGGQSAGKSSVLENFVGRDFLPRGSGIVTRRPLILQLINSSTEHAEFLHQKGKKFVDFDEVRKEIEAETDRVTGSNKGISNIPINLRVYSPNVLNLTLIDLPGLTKVPIGDQPVDIEAQIKGMIFQFIKRDNCLILAVTPANTDLANSDALKLAKEVDPQGVRTIGVITKLDLMDEGTDARDILENKLLPLRRGYIGVVNRSQKDIEGRKDIKNALAAERKFFLSHPSYRHLADRLGTPYLQRVLNQQLTNHIRDTLPALRDRLQKQLLTLEKDVEQYKHFRPDDPAIKTKAMLQMIQQLQSDFERTIEGSGSAQINTNELSGGAKINRLFHERFPFEIVKMEFDEKELRREIAFAIRNIHGIRVGLFTPDMAFEAIVKKQINRLKEPSLKCVDLVVQELSNVVRICTDRMARYPRLREETERIITTHVRQREQLCKEQLVLLVDCELAYMNTNHEDFIGFANACLMRTCSLGKLRPRRSSRISLRRHSRSSLVLDNAQQSSENAVKAGRHTLGNQVIRKGYMCIHNLGIMKGGSRDYWFVLTSESISWFKDEEEREKKYMLPLDGLKLRDLEQGFMSRRHLFALFNPEGRNVYKDYKQLELSCETQDDVDSWKASFLRAGVYPEKATEQTNGDGEDILPHRGGSEGQSSMDPQLERQVETIRNLVDSYMKIVTKTTRDLVPKAIMMLIINNAKDFINGELLAHLYASGDQSSMMEESPEEAQKREEMLRMYHACREALRIIGDVSMATVSTPVPPPVKNDWLASGENPSLGLSPPSPGGPRRGVTQSMAPPASSRAPPPVPAGGRPAPAIPNRPGPGGPPPSRATPGLPPPLIPSRRQ
- the LOC105683571 gene encoding dynamin isoform X14; translation: MAGNTGMEQLIPIVNKLQDAFTQLGVHMQLDLPQIAVVGGQSAGKSSVLENFVGRDFLPRGSGIVTRRPLILQLINSSTEHAEFLHQKGKKFVDFDEVRKEIEAETDRVTGSNKGISNIPINLRVYSPNVLNLTLIDLPGLTKVPIGDQPVDIEAQIKGMIFQFIKRDNCLILAVTPANTDLANSDALKLAKEVDPQGVRTIGVITKLDLMDEGTDARDILENKLLPLRRGYIGVVNRSQKDIEGRKDIKNALAAERKFFLSHPSYRHLADRLGTPYLQRVLNQQLTNHIRDTLPALRDRLQKQLLTLEKDVEQYKHFRPDDPAIKTKAMLQMIQQLQSDFERTIEGSGSAQINTNELSGGAKINRLFHERFPFEIVKMEFDEKELRREIAFAIRNIHGIRVGLFTPDMAFEAIVKKQINRLKEPSLKCVDLVVQELSNVVRICTDRMARYPRLREETERIITTHVRQREQLCKEQLVLLVDCELAYMNTNHEDFIGFANAQQSSENAVKAGRHTLGNQVIRKGYMCIHNLGIMKGGSRDYWFVLTSESISWFKDEEEREKKYMLPLDGLKLRDLEQGFMSRRHLFALFNPEGRNVYKDYKQLELSCETQDDVDSWKASFLRAGVYPEKATEQTNGDGEGGSEGQSSMDPQLERQVETIRNLVDSYMKIVTKTTRDLVPKAIMMLIINNAKDFINGELLAHLYASGDQSSMMEESPEEAQKREEMLRMYHACREALRIIGDVSMATVSTPVPPPVKNDWLASGENPRLSPPSPGGPRRGVTQSMAPPASSRAPPPVPAGGRPAPAIPNRPGPGGPPPSRATPGLPPPLIPS
- the LOC105683571 gene encoding dynamin isoform X8, which gives rise to MAGNTGMEQLIPIVNKLQDAFTQLGVHMQLDLPQIAVVGGQSAGKSSVLENFVGRDFLPRGSGIVTRRPLILQLINSSTEHAEFLHQKGKKFVDFDEVRKEIEAETDRVTGSNKGISNIPINLRVYSPNVLNLTLIDLPGLTKVPIGDQPVDIEAQIKGMIFQFIKRDNCLILAVTPANTDLANSDALKLAKEVDPQGVRTIGVITKLDLMDEGTDARDILENKLLPLRRGYIGVVNRSQKDIEGRKDIKNALAAERKFFLSHPSYRHLADRLGTPYLQRVLNQQLTNHIRDTLPALRDRLQKQLLTLEKDVEQYKHFRPDDPAIKTKAMLQMIQQLQSDFERTIEGSGSAQINTNELSGGAKINRLFHERFPFEIVKMEFDEKELRREIAFAIRNIHGIRVGLFTPDMAFEAIVKKQINRLKEPSLKCVDLVVQELSNVVRICTDRMARYPRLREETERIITTHVRQREQLCKEQLVLLVDCELAYMNTNHEDFIGFANACLMRTCSLGKLRPRRSSRISLRRHSRSSLVLDNAQQSSENAVKAGRHTLGNQVIRKGYMCIHNLGIMKGGSRDYWFVLTSESISWFKDEEEREKKYMLPLDGLKLRDLEQGFMSRRHLFALFNPEGRNVYKDYKQLELSCETQDDVDSWKASFLRAGVYPEKATEQTNGDGEDILPHRGGSEGQSSMDPQLERQVETIRNLVDSYMKIVTKTTRDLVPKAIMMLIINNAKDFINGELLAHLYASGDQSSMMEESPEEAQKREEMLRMYHACREALRIIGDVSMATVSTPVPPPVKNDWLASGENPSLGLSPPSPGGPRRGVTQSMAPPASSRAPPPVPAGGRPAPAIPNRPGPGGPPPSRATPGLPPPLIPSRPVPNIPPRIPDRPYSGRLN